A single genomic interval of Planctomycetaceae bacterium harbors:
- a CDS encoding class I SAM-dependent methyltransferase, which translates to MSSVSPAVAPGREVSPMIRQCPNCREAQMQPFHHVQRIAVHSCLLVDDREQARNFPAASLSLGLCPGCGFIANMRYDAANRNYSQRYEETQGFSPCFTAFQQRLVRTLIDRYGVRGKRVLEIGCGKGEFLAELCIEGDNRGIGIDPGCVKERLSPAAASRLTVINDYYRPEHADLSADVICCRHTLEHIPQTRGLLESIRRSIGDRQDTLVFFEVPDTLRILEHLAFWDVYYEHCSYFTCGSLARLFRSTGFDIDSLYLDFDDQYIMLLARPAPRPTQPRLAIEDDLARTSEGVATFAAGVEKSITAWRERIGTAAAQGRRCVLWGSGSKAVAFLAAVGLDDQIHRVVDINPYRQGRFMPLTGQPIVGPQDLPACPPDYVVVMNRIYEGEIREQLSRMNLAPTLWCV; encoded by the coding sequence ATGAGTTCAGTATCGCCTGCCGTCGCGCCCGGGCGCGAAGTTTCGCCGATGATCCGGCAATGCCCGAACTGCCGGGAGGCGCAGATGCAGCCGTTTCATCATGTGCAGCGCATCGCGGTGCATTCGTGCCTGCTGGTCGACGATCGCGAGCAGGCGCGGAACTTCCCCGCCGCGTCGCTTTCGCTGGGGCTCTGCCCCGGCTGCGGGTTCATCGCCAACATGCGCTACGACGCCGCGAACCGCAATTACAGCCAGCGCTACGAAGAGACGCAGGGGTTCAGCCCGTGCTTCACTGCCTTCCAGCAGCGGCTGGTGCGAACGCTGATCGACCGCTACGGCGTCCGGGGCAAGCGGGTGCTGGAGATCGGCTGCGGCAAGGGGGAGTTCCTGGCCGAGTTGTGCATTGAGGGCGATAATCGCGGCATCGGGATCGACCCCGGATGCGTCAAGGAACGCCTCAGCCCCGCCGCAGCCAGCCGCCTGACCGTCATCAACGACTACTACAGGCCCGAGCACGCCGATCTGTCTGCCGACGTGATTTGCTGCCGGCACACGCTGGAGCACATACCGCAGACGCGGGGGCTGCTCGAGTCGATCCGCCGCTCGATCGGCGACCGCCAGGACACGCTGGTGTTTTTCGAGGTGCCCGACACGCTGCGGATCCTGGAGCACCTGGCGTTCTGGGACGTGTACTACGAGCATTGCTCGTACTTCACCTGCGGTTCACTGGCGCGGCTGTTTCGCTCGACCGGCTTCGACATCGACTCGCTTTACCTGGACTTCGACGACCAGTACATCATGCTTCTGGCGCGACCGGCGCCGCGCCCGACGCAGCCGCGCCTGGCGATCGAGGACGACCTGGCGCGCACCAGCGAAGGCGTCGCCACCTTCGCCGCCGGGGTCGAGAAGTCCATCACCGCTTGGCGCGAGCGAATCGGAACCGCCGCCGCCCAGGGACGCCGCTGCGTACTGTGGGGCTCGGGGTCCAAGGCCGTGGCGTTCCTGGCCGCCGTCGGTCTCGACGACCAGATCCACCGCGTCGTGGACATCAACCCCTACCGTCAGGGCCGCTTCATGCCGCTGACCGGTCAGCCGATCGTCGGCCCGCAGGATCTGCCCGCGTGCCCGCCGGATTACGTCGTGGTGATGAACCGTATCTACGAAGGCGAGATCCGGGAGCAATTGTCCCGGATGAACCTGGCCCCCACGCTGTGGTGCGTATGA